A section of the Acropora muricata isolate sample 2 chromosome 4, ASM3666990v1, whole genome shotgun sequence genome encodes:
- the LOC136912888 gene encoding glycerol-3-phosphate acyltransferase 4-like, whose amino-acid sequence MAVWCILLSCYLAVIVIFMAIPASLGISFGIRNLYLATLYKVFEFGRKTIQSKQGIRSSVIDKKTVQPSHAHLPRNRSFGTFQREFRLDDIVEFCVNGVEAIIDDDVTKRFSAEELESWNLLTRTNENYHYISVKLTIMWLLGCFVRYIILFPMRFIVLLIGLGSLVTSRIIIAQLPKSNFRHWLDDKTMLVSFRIIARAVSAVITFHNKENIANGGGICVANHTTPIDVLILMCDRCYSLVGQRQPGFFGFIERTLAKTQDHIWFERTEMKDRLIVTRRLREHVEDPSKNPILIFPEGTCINNTSVMMFKKGSFEIGGDVYPVAIKYDPTFGNAFWNSSVEGFGMYVFLLLTNWALVCDVWYLPKTTLRDDETAAQFANRVKTEIARQGGLVDLIWDGQLKRTSVKPEFRQRRQEDYASTLKID is encoded by the exons ATGGCGGTCTGGTGTATTCTCTTGTCATGTTATTTGGCAGTTATCGTTATTTTTATGGCGATCCCTGCTTCACTCGGGATTTCCTTTGGAATTCGAAACCTTTACTTAGCCACGCTGTATAAAGTGTTCGAG tTTGGAAGGAAAACTATCCAGTCCAAGCAAGGCATTAGATCAAGTG TCATTGACAAGAAAACAGTGCAACCATCCCATGCTCATTTGCCAAGGAACAGATCATTTGGAACTTTCCAGCGAGAATTCAGATTAGATGATATTGTTGAATTCTGTGTCAATGGGGTAGAA GCCATAATTGATGATGATGTAACCAAACGTTTCAGCGCTGAAG AATTGGAATCTTGGAATCTTCTTACCAGAACCAATGAGAATTACCATTATATTAG TGTCAAGTTAACAATAATGTGGCTGTTAGGTTGTTTTGTCAGATATATCATCTTGTTTCCAATGAG atttattGTTCTACTTATTGGCCTGGGATCGTTAGTCACATCTAGAATCATCATTGCACAACTTCCAAAATCCAA TTTCAGGCACTGGCTTGATGACAAAACCATGTTAGTATCGTTCAGAATAATTGCAAGAGCAGTGTCTGCCGTCATCACGTTTCACAACAA GGAAAACATTGCAAATGGAGGTGGAATTTGTGTCGCAAATCACACTACGCCGATTGATGTTCTCATTTTGATGTGTGACCGATGCTATTCTCTG gTTGGACAGCGACAGCCTGGTTTCTTTGGTTTCATAGAAAGGACTCTGGCGAAAACCCAGGACCATATTTGGTTTGAGAGGACAGAAATGAAGGACAGGTTGATTGTTACGAGAAG GTTGAGGGAGCATGTTGAAGATCCTTCCAAAAACCCAATTTTGATCTTTCCGGAAG GAACCTGTATTAACAATACATCTGTAATGATGTTCAAAAAAGGCAGCTTTGAAATTGGGGGAGACGTTTATCCTGTTGCGATCAAG TACGACCCAACATTTGGAAATGCATTTTGGAACTCAAGCGTCGAGGGATTCGGAATGTACGTCTTTCTTCTTTTAACCAACTGGGCTCTGGTGTGCGATGTGTGGTATTTGCCGAAAACAACTCTTCGG GACGACGAAACTGCTGCTCAGTTTGCAAACCGCGTCAAGACGGAAATCGCGCGACAAGGAGGCCTTGTTGATCTTATATG GGATGGGCAGTTAAAACGAACCTCAGTGAAACCAGAATTCAGACAACGAAGGCAAGAAGATTATGCCAGCACACTAAAGATCGACTAG